The Pseudomonas hefeiensis genomic sequence CCGCTCATGAAGCGCTTTATCCAAGGTGAACATCGAGGCCAAGGTACCTTCCTTCCGGAGAGCCTCGACGATTACGTCAGCGATACCAATCCGGTGCGCGTAGTCGATGTCTTTGTCGACGAACTCGACCCGGTCAAACTGGGTTTCGAGGGCGCCATACCGCCTGATACTGGCCGGCCGGCTTACCATCCCGCAATCCTGCTGAAGATCCACATCTACGGTTATCTGAACCGCATTCCATCGAGCCGGTGTCTTGAACCAGAAGCCCAACGCAACGTCGAGCTGATGTGGCTACCAATAGCGGCCCTTCGGACTTGCCCCAAAAGCTCGCCTGCTGACCGGTCAATGCAGATAACGAAAACTATGCATGTTAGGCGGAGTATCGGCTTTAATGTCGGTGCAGACTCAACTGCTCACGGCGCAGGATTTCTATAATTTGCGAGATGTGATGCACGCTATCGGTGGGTTCCAAGTTCTGAATCCCTGTCTAAATCAAGGACGACAACCCATTGAAAACAGCTCTCGGCGCCCTGCTTTTAACGTGTCTGACGACCAGCGCTCTCGCTGACGTCAACTCTGTCGGCTTCCAATCCTACACCCTACCGGACCCACGCAATGAGCGTCCGCTGGAGATGGTCGTCTGGTATCCCAGCACAACGACCGCCACCCCACAGTTGATCGGCGACGATGTGGTGTTTGTCGGTGCTTCTGCGGTTCGCAACGCGCCGCCCTCTGCTGGCGAGCACCCATTGGTGGTGCTCTCCCATGGATTCAGAGGCAATTGGAACAATCAGAACTGGTTGGCGAGTGCATTGGCCCATAAAGGTTACATTGTCGCAGCGGTCAACCACCCCGGCACCACGACCCATGATCGAAGCCCGCAAGCGGCCGCGCAGTTATGGCAGCGGCCCATTGACCTGCATCGGGCCATTGAGGCGGTCACCACTCAACCTGAAAAATTTGGCGTGACCACAAAGCATCAAATTGCTGTAATAGGCCATTCACTAGGCGGCTGGACTGCAATGGAGATCGCCGGCGCTCGTTTCGACCCAGCCCTATTTGCCCGTGACTGCGAACTCCATCCGCAGTTATCCAGTTGCACCATTTATCAAAAGATCAACCCGGAGGGTACTCCGGTATTAAAGGCTGGTCTGGCCGGCGATTTGCGCGATCAACGGGTCACCGCTGTGGTTTCTTTGGACCTGGGACTCTCGCGCGGGATGACTGATGAGAGCCTTGCGGCACTGCCGGTGCCGGTGCTAGTTATCGCTGCCGGAGCACCATCGGTGGAACTGCCTGCTCAGTTGGAGTCCGCCAACCTGGCCACACGCCTGCCCCAAACGTCCAGCCGCTATGTCGAGATCAGTGACGCCAGCCATTTCAGCTTCTTGCCGATTTGCAAACCAGGTGCAGTGGCATTGCTCGAAGAGGACATTCCTGGCGATGGGATCATTTGCGGGGATGGCGACAATGCTCGCCCGCGCGAGGTAATTCAACAGCAGGTTACGTCACTGATCACCGAGTTTTTGACGCAGTCCGCGAACAACAAAGTGGAGCTCTAGGATTGCTGGCACTCGGCAACTCAGCAGACCTGAAATTTGCGTAGGAGCCAATTTTTGTGTCGAATCCAGCCACCTATTACGATCAAAACCAAGCTGCGACCACTCGACCTGCATCGGCGCTCCCTGATACGGGCAATCCAGGGCCGTGAACGAATCTGGTACTGCGGAACCGACTTCTCCTATGGCGGCCATGAAGGCGCCCTGACCTCAGGTCTGGTGCTGGCCCAGCGTTTCGGCGCGTCGGTGGACCAAGGCAGCAATGCCAGTGCGCGCATCCAGTTCGAGCTGGTCAAGGACCTGATGGGCGTGGAATCGGCGTCCGGGAAACTGATACGCCAACTGGACCAGCGCCTGCTGCGCATCGCCGAAAAACTGGGCGCCGTCGAGCGTCTTGCACCGCGCGTGATGCGCCATTACTTGCAATGAGGTTTGCATGACATCTTCGATCCCTTCCCGTGCCCATGGCAAAACGACCCTGATCATCAACAACATGCAAGTCGATCTGCTGCCCATGATCCAGGACGCCAGCCGCGTGCTGGAGCATTGCTGCTGGCTGGCCGAACTTGCCCAGGAAATCGAGCTGCCCGTTGCTCTGGTCTGCCATGAAAAGCTGGGCGCGCTGCCAGCACGGCTACGCAAGGCAGCGGGTGTTTGCACGACACTCTCCAAATGCCACTTCAATGTGCTCGATGAACGGGGGGTCGACATCTTCCGTACCGCTCCGCCCGGCAATCACTGGATTTTCGCGGGTGTGGAAACCCACGTGTGTATCCTGCAATCGGCACTGGCGCTACGCGCACGCGGTGACCAGGTTTCGGTGGTAGTAGACGCAGTGTCGTCCCGCAGCGTCCTGGATCACGAGGTCGCGCTCTCGCGCATGTCACGCCACGGCGTGGAGCTGATCACCCGCGAGATGTTGTTCTTCGAAACCATGGCGCAGTCGGAGCGAGCCGATTACCTGGCGCTGAGCCAACGCTTTCTCGATGGCCGCTACCTGAGGACCTACGGCGAATGACCCAGATTGCCGCACCGGACACCATGCCCACTCGCACCTTGTTCGCACGGAGCCAGCCATGACCGCCGTTCTCTCGCAGACACACGCCACTGCCAAGGCCACGCCCTTGATCCTGCTGCTGATCATTTTCATCGACGGCCTGGGCACGGCATTGCTGCTGCCGATGCTACCGATGCTGCTCGACCCCGGCGACCCTGCTGGGGTGGTTTTCACCAGCACACCGACTGCCGCTCGGACCGCCTGGCTCTACGGCGTGCTGTTGGCAGGCTACGCCTTTGCGATGATGGTGGGCGCGCCTCTGCTGGGTGCGCTTTCAGACCGCATCGGGCGGCGCCCAACGCTTCTGCTTGCGGTGGCAGGGTCGGTCGCCGGGTATGCCCTGAGCACTTGGGCGGTGAGCCTGGGCAGCGTGGGCTTGCTGATCGCCGGACGCTTGCTGGGAGGCACCTTCGCCGGTAGCGTCCCGGTGGCACAGGCCATGTTGGTCCAGACCCCCGACAGCGCAATGAAACGCATTGGCTGGGTAATGTTTGCCATGACTGCGGGTTTTTTCGCCGGTCCCGCGCTCACCGGCATCCTGCTGGCAGGTCATACGCCGGGAGCAAGCCTGCTCCTGCCTTTGCAGGTCGCGCTGACGCTCAGCGTGCTGTGCCTGCTGATGGCCTTCTTGCTGCCCTCTACCCCAGCTCCGGCGGCAACAACGGGCCCATCGCTGATCAGGCAGGTCTTGAACGGTTTTACCTCGCCAGCCACGCGCAGACCATTGCTTGCACTGCTCTGGCTGCAAATTGGCTGGAACCTCTTCTACCAGTACCTGCCCTGGATGCTCGCGCGCCAGAGCCAGACCGTAGGCAGCATCAGCCTACTGCTGACAGTGGTCGGGATCGGCATGTGCATCGCCTTCATCTGGGTAGCCGGAGCCTTGCAAACCCGGTATCCAGCGCCACGGATCGCACGCGCTGCCATCCCCACGCTGGTGGTAAGCTGCGCACTGCTCGCGGCCACGCTCGACAACTCGCTTGCCCTGGTTTTCGGTGCGCTTGCCGCGATCGCCTATGGGGTGGCCTACACTGCCTTGATCGGGCATGCCCTGGCATGCGAGCAGGCAAGCCTGCGTGGCACGGTACTGGGCATCGCCGCTTCACTGGCTGCCGGCGCCGCAGCCGTCACGGCGTTGCTGGGCGGGGTAATCGGCGTCTGGGGCAACCTGCTGCTGGCCTCGCTGAGCGTGGGTGCGCTGGTCCTGAGCTGGGTCATCCTGGGTTCGGGAAAAGATCGAGATGAGTAGCGACAACGCCACCTTGATCCTCAAGAACCTGACCTTGCGCCTGCCAGACGGCAGGCCGCTGTTCTCGGGGCTCAACGCAACGTTCTCCAGGCAGTTCACCGGCATCGTCGGGCCCAATGGTAGCGGCAAATCGATGTTGGCGCAGATCATGGCGGGTCGCCTAGCCGCGAGCGAAGGCAGCGTCCAGTGTGATAGCAGTGTCGGTTATTTGCCGCAATGGCTCGGGCCCATCAGCGGCACCGTTGCCGACCTGCTGGGGGTACATAGCGCTTTGCAGGCCCTGGCCGAGGTCGAGGCGGGCGCCTGCGACCCGGCGCTGTACGACCTGATCGACGACCGCTGGAACCTGCCGGGCGATATCTATGCCTGTCTGACGCGCCTGGGTCTGGCCCATCTGCCGCTTGATCGCGCGAGCGAGGCCTTGAGCGGAGGCGAGACTGTACGCCTGATGCTCGCCGGTCTGCGCCTTGGCGGAGCGCGGATATTGATACTCGACGAGCCCACCAACCATCTGGATCGCCAGGCCCGCGAGCAGTTGAGCAAAGAGCTGCGCCAGAGCAAGGAAACCCGCATTGTCATCTCCCACGACCGGGCGCTGCTGGAACATGCCGATCGTATCCTCGAGCTTCGCAGCGACGCTCTGGTTCAATACAGCGGCGGCTACAGCAGCTATCGCGAGCAGCGCCAGGCCGAGCAGGACAACGCCCAGGCTGCACTGGTCAGGGCACGCGCGGCACGCGACAGAGTCGAGCAGCAGATCGCCATGGCCCGCCAGCGCGAGGTGCAAAGTGCCAGTCATGGTCGCAAGGTGGCGCGTGCCACCGGTACCCCAGCCATCGTCGCCAATGCGCAGGCAGAGCGCGCCGAACAGCACAGCGGCCATCAGCGCATCCAGCAGGCGCGCCTGAGCCAAATGGCGCGCGAGCGGGTCGACCAGGCCAGTGCGAACGTCGAGCCGGTACGCTCAAGCCAACTGCTCGCACCTACCGGCCTGGTCGCCAATGCGACCCAGATGGTCACGCTCGAACACTGCGAGCTCCCCTACGGTCCCTCCGACAGCCGCTTCATCGATCTCACCCTGCACGGCCCGATGCGAGTCGCGGTGATCGGGCCGAACGGCTGCGGAAAATCAACCCTGCTGAAGGTGATAGCCGGGCAACTGGCGCCTGCCAGCGGCATCGCCCGGCATGTCTTACGCACTCGCCTGATCGACCAGCACGCTGAAACCTTCGACCCCGAGCACAGTATCGAGCAGGTACTGCGCAATGAGCTGGGCACTGTCGAGGAGGGCCGCTTTCGCCAGGTCTTCGCCAACGCCGGGCTCGACGCTCGGCAGATGGCTACGCCATTCGGTCGGCTCAGTGGTGGCGAGCGCCTGCGCGCAGCGCTCGCCTGGCTGGCAGGCGGCCCCGAACAGACGCAACTATTGCTGCTCGACGAAGTGAACAACCATCTCGACATCGCGGCCTTGGAAGCAGTCGAGCAGTTGCTCAGACAATTCAGGGGCGCGCTCATCGTGAGTGCTCACGACCCTGATTTTCTGCAGGCCTTGGAATTGACGCACCAGATGATCTGGCAACCAACGGGTTGGCGCTACGAGCCGTGGGATGGTGGCGGGCGGTGAATAGCGGAGACCGTATTACAATTCCGGGCATCGAAAGGTAAGAGACCTCCGAATCTGCAGCCCGGCACTTCAAGGCATCGTGAGCAAGGAACTATATCCTATGCCCGCTTCAGACAGCTTCGCTGTTGTTGGACTTGGCAAGCAAGGCTAGGCAGGCCACATTGATGATAAAGAATGCAGCTTGGAGCAAGCGGTTGATGCTCTGGCAGGAGCTCCTGCGACCCAGCGCGTCCAGACCATCAATGCCAGTCAGATCAGCAAAAGCTTCATTGATGCTGTAAACCTCAACCGCCGGCACCATCGACTCAATGCGCGTCATGACCCGCTCACTCATATCGCCATAAAGCGCGAGTTCGATGAGAACGGAACAATGCCGTGCTTTTGCAGCTTGTGCTTGATCTGGAAGTACGGCTCCCCCATCTTCACGTAGGGCTTGGCATCGTAACTGCGGGCGATCACACAGCCATCGTTGTTGCTCAGCACCACGATGGGCACCCGGGCCAGGTCTGGACGAAATACACGTTCGCAACTGGCGTAGAAGCTGTTGCAATCGATCAGGGCGAACACCGGCTGGACTTTAGACATGGCTGCGCACGCTGCAGGTGATTACCCCACAAATGACCAACTCGCCCCCTCGAGCACGTACCTCGGTGGGTACTTTGGGTTCTCCGACAGGAGAATCACCTCCCTTCCCCGCAGGCACAGCCGCTTGCAAACAGGTTCGTTGTTCAACAGCGCCACAACGATGTGCCCGTGCACCGGCTCCAATGCCTGATCCTGCCTCAGCACACAAATTTCAGGTAAAAAAAAGCCACTCATCTGAGTGGCTTTTTTCTGAATCTTGGAGCGGGAAACGAGACTCGTATCTGGCGTCCGACTCATTGAAATATAAGGGGTTTATTTTCCTACCGAAGAAGGAAAAGACTTGATTCTGGACTTGTTTTCAGAGCGTATCAAGAGCAAAAAAAATGGAGTAATTCCAAGGTACATCGCAGATCCTGATACCGGATAATCTGCGCAGCGGCGTCACCAAAGCGCATCGCTACGAGCCCGACATCAACCCCAGTTACCGCGACCTGGCCGAGCATTACAGCGTGGCCGTGCTGCCTGCCAGATCTCGCAAGCCTCGGGACAAAGCCAAGGTCGAAGTCGGCGTGCAAGTGGTCGAGCGCTGGATCCTAGCGGTGCTGCGCAACCGCCAGTTCTTCTCGCTGGGCGAACTCAACACAGCCATCGGACTGCTGCTGGATCGCCTCAATCAGAAGCCCTTCAAGAAGCTGCCCGGCTCACGCCGGTCGGTCTTCGAGGCCATCGACCAACCCGCGCTGCAATCGCTGCCAGAGCATCCTTATGTCTACGCCGAATGGAAAAAAGTGCGGGTACACATCGACTACCACGTCGAGGTCGACGGCCATTACTACTCCGTGCCGTACCAACTGGTGAAACACCAACTCGAAGTACGCCTGACCGCACAGACCGTCGAGTGCTTCCACGCCAACCAGCGCGTGGCCAGCCATCTGCGCTCGCCACATAAAGGCCGCCACACCACTCAAACCGAGCACATGCCCAAGAGCCACCGCGAACATGCCGAGTGGACGCCGCAGCGACTGATCCGCTGGGCAGAGCAGACAGGCCCGAATACGGCCGGCGTCATCGCCTACATCCTCGAACGCCGAACCCACCCGCAGCATGGCTTCCGCGCCTGCCTGGGCATCCTGCGCCTGAGCAAACAGCACGGCGAAGAGCGGCTGGAAGCCGCTTGCCAGCGTGCGCTGGCACTGGGCGCGTGCAGCTACAAAAGCCTCGAATCGATCCTGCGCCAAGGACTGGAACGGCTACCGCTGGCCCAGCAAAACCTGCCGTTATTGCCCGAAGAACACATCAACCTGCGCGGCCCTGGCTACTACCACTGACCTGAAAAAGGAGCACCAACATGCTGCCCAACCCGACACTCGACAAGCTACAAACCCTGCGCCTGCACGGCATGATCAAGGCGCTTGACCAGCCAGATGCCGGTGGACAAATGGCATGCGCTGATCGGTGATCCGACCTTAGGCGATGCGATCCTCGACCGGCTGGTGCACAACGCTTACCGGATCGAACTTAAGGGCGAATCGATGCGCAGGCGCGCAACGAAATTGACGACGGCAGGGACTTCAGACTAACAATGCAAACCTGCGTCGCTGCGCCCCGACTGCCTGTCCGAATGAGCGTGGAACGAGTGTCCGGAT encodes the following:
- a CDS encoding alpha/beta hydrolase family protein; amino-acid sequence: MKTALGALLLTCLTTSALADVNSVGFQSYTLPDPRNERPLEMVVWYPSTTTATPQLIGDDVVFVGASAVRNAPPSAGEHPLVVLSHGFRGNWNNQNWLASALAHKGYIVAAVNHPGTTTHDRSPQAAAQLWQRPIDLHRAIEAVTTQPEKFGVTTKHQIAVIGHSLGGWTAMEIAGARFDPALFARDCELHPQLSSCTIYQKINPEGTPVLKAGLAGDLRDQRVTAVVSLDLGLSRGMTDESLAALPVPVLVIAAGAPSVELPAQLESANLATRLPQTSSRYVEISDASHFSFLPICKPGAVALLEEDIPGDGIICGDGDNARPREVIQQQVTSLITEFLTQSANNKVEL
- a CDS encoding MFS transporter, with the protein product MTAVLSQTHATAKATPLILLLIIFIDGLGTALLLPMLPMLLDPGDPAGVVFTSTPTAARTAWLYGVLLAGYAFAMMVGAPLLGALSDRIGRRPTLLLAVAGSVAGYALSTWAVSLGSVGLLIAGRLLGGTFAGSVPVAQAMLVQTPDSAMKRIGWVMFAMTAGFFAGPALTGILLAGHTPGASLLLPLQVALTLSVLCLLMAFLLPSTPAPAATTGPSLIRQVLNGFTSPATRRPLLALLWLQIGWNLFYQYLPWMLARQSQTVGSISLLLTVVGIGMCIAFIWVAGALQTRYPAPRIARAAIPTLVVSCALLAATLDNSLALVFGALAAIAYGVAYTALIGHALACEQASLRGTVLGIAASLAAGAAAVTALLGGVIGVWGNLLLASLSVGALVLSWVILGSGKDRDE
- a CDS encoding ATP-binding cassette domain-containing protein, whose translation is MSSDNATLILKNLTLRLPDGRPLFSGLNATFSRQFTGIVGPNGSGKSMLAQIMAGRLAASEGSVQCDSSVGYLPQWLGPISGTVADLLGVHSALQALAEVEAGACDPALYDLIDDRWNLPGDIYACLTRLGLAHLPLDRASEALSGGETVRLMLAGLRLGGARILILDEPTNHLDRQAREQLSKELRQSKETRIVISHDRALLEHADRILELRSDALVQYSGGYSSYREQRQAEQDNAQAALVRARAARDRVEQQIAMARQREVQSASHGRKVARATGTPAIVANAQAERAEQHSGHQRIQQARLSQMARERVDQASANVEPVRSSQLLAPTGLVANATQMVTLEHCELPYGPSDSRFIDLTLHGPMRVAVIGPNGCGKSTLLKVIAGQLAPASGIARHVLRTRLIDQHAETFDPEHSIEQVLRNELGTVEEGRFRQVFANAGLDARQMATPFGRLSGGERLRAALAWLAGGPEQTQLLLLDEVNNHLDIAALEAVEQLLRQFRGALIVSAHDPDFLQALELTHQMIWQPTGWRYEPWDGGGR
- a CDS encoding isochorismatase family protein — its product is MTSSIPSRAHGKTTLIINNMQVDLLPMIQDASRVLEHCCWLAELAQEIELPVALVCHEKLGALPARLRKAAGVCTTLSKCHFNVLDERGVDIFRTAPPGNHWIFAGVETHVCILQSALALRARGDQVSVVVDAVSSRSVLDHEVALSRMSRHGVELITREMLFFETMAQSERADYLALSQRFLDGRYLRTYGE